A region from the Candidatus Bathyarchaeota archaeon genome encodes:
- the pgk gene encoding phosphoglycerate kinase codes for MRGLPMVYDFLTLDDVEVEGKRVFLRVDINSPLDPSTRRILDDSRIRAVVDTLKDLEGARVVLGAHQSRPGSYDFTSLEPHTRVLQMYHRGKVTFIDDILGPRAKMAIEALKPGEVLVLDNLRMVPEENKSMPPEELAKTELVRSLAPYFDLVVNDAFAAGHRSQPSLVGFGEVLPMVAGRLMERELRALNRVLENPARPCIFVLGGAKVEDRLPVIRRVLRDGIADKVLLGGLVQDPFQLAMGRMSKRLESIDEKGRAHVKEAAELIERYGEHIELPVDLALDVRGERVEVSVEKLTGETNIYDVGLNTIARFCHYIKTAGTVVAEGPLGMFERRGFDIGTKEVLRAMAEAKGFTLVGGGHLGSMASMLDLESRMGHVSTGGGAMLTLLAGETMPVIEALERAKRRYEGAFTR; via the coding sequence TTGAGGGGTCTCCCTATGGTATATGACTTCTTGACCCTCGACGATGTTGAGGTCGAGGGTAAGAGGGTCTTCCTCAGGGTTGATATCAACTCCCCCCTCGATCCCTCCACAAGGAGGATCCTCGACGACTCCAGGATAAGGGCGGTTGTGGACACCCTAAAGGATCTGGAAGGGGCTAGGGTGGTCCTCGGAGCCCACCAGAGCCGCCCTGGAAGCTATGACTTCACCTCCTTGGAGCCCCATACGAGGGTTCTCCAGATGTATCATAGGGGGAAGGTTACCTTCATCGACGACATATTAGGGCCTAGGGCCAAGATGGCTATAGAGGCCCTAAAGCCTGGAGAGGTGCTGGTCTTAGATAACCTTAGGATGGTGCCGGAGGAGAATAAGAGCATGCCTCCGGAGGAGCTTGCGAAGACCGAGCTGGTGAGGTCTCTCGCCCCCTACTTCGACCTTGTGGTGAACGACGCCTTCGCCGCTGGACACAGGAGCCAGCCAAGCCTAGTTGGCTTCGGGGAGGTCCTACCGATGGTGGCGGGGAGGCTCATGGAGAGGGAGCTGAGGGCCCTCAACAGGGTTCTGGAGAACCCGGCCCGGCCCTGCATCTTCGTCTTGGGAGGCGCTAAGGTTGAGGACAGGCTCCCGGTTATCAGGAGGGTGCTAAGGGATGGAATAGCCGATAAGGTTCTGCTTGGAGGCCTTGTTCAAGATCCCTTCCAGCTGGCAATGGGCCGAATGTCCAAGAGGCTTGAATCCATAGATGAGAAGGGTAGGGCCCATGTCAAGGAGGCCGCTGAGCTTATTGAGAGATACGGGGAGCATATAGAGCTACCCGTGGACCTCGCCCTGGACGTGAGGGGTGAGAGGGTTGAGGTGAGCGTGGAGAAGCTGACAGGCGAGACCAACATATATGATGTGGGCCTGAACACCATAGCCAGATTCTGCCATTATATAAAAACTGCCGGAACAGTCGTCGCTGAGGGCCCTCTGGGGATGTTCGAGAGGAGGGGGTTCGATATAGGGACAAAGGAGGTTCTCAGAGCCATGGCCGAGGCGAAGGGATTCACATTAGTAGGAGGGGGACACCTCGGCTCCATGGCCTCCATGCTTGACTTGGAGAGCAGGATGGGACATGTCAGCACGGGGGGAGGAGCCATGCTCACCCTACTAGCCGGAGAGACTATGCCGGTGATAGAGGCCCTTGAGAGAGCGAAGAGGAGGTATGAAGGAGCTTTTACCCGTTAA